The sequence below is a genomic window from Mugil cephalus isolate CIBA_MC_2020 chromosome 14, CIBA_Mcephalus_1.1, whole genome shotgun sequence.
TAATAACAatccctttctttttattactaAACTATACAGTTCGAATGCAGCTTTGCTCGAGTTGTTGCTTGAGTTAAAATTTCCCCAGTTATTAATGACAAAAACGGTTCAATATGTCCAGATAACAAAGGGCAATGGGAATGAATTCTTCCAGCAAAAAGCAATCCTTGAAAAACAGATGAAGGAGattgaaaaggaaatgaaacacCTGCAAGCGTGAAATACATTTCGGtcaaaggaaataaatgttttgctgGACTGAAATTTTGCTGGAGCGATTCATTCTTTATGCTGGCTCTCAGGGATCCCGGAAGCTGTTGCTGTCATGCGAGTGTCAAGTGCCGTCGAATAAGACAGGGCGCTTCTGATTatatttttcaaagtaaaacactcaCAAATTTTTGATGCCaactatataaaaaatataattcatattTTCAGCTTTATGTTTTCTACAATTAAggaacaaatttaaaaaatggcaaGTGTGCCTATATAGCAATTATAGCATTGTTTAGCAAAACGGAAacgcttatttattttattttgaaactgaaaatggCATGTTTTCCGGTGTGGGTCTTGTATTTTGGGTAATGTGACGCAGGGACAAATGAAGTTCGCGTTCTACAGCTGGTGATGGCGGATGTTGATGAAAAAGACAGCATGAAAAATTACCACTTAGCGTCTGAGAAAATTAACCAGGAGGCCAGTCGCTATCCTTATTGCATAGTCTGGACACCTATCCCCGTGCTATCGTGAGTTGACGCCGCCGCTGTACCTATGGACTTTTGAGGAAAAGCTCGGGACATGAAGTGACAGCTGtattagcttagcatgctaGCAGGCGAACCGGAGCATCCTGTTGCTGGGTTCTGTCCGCTCAACTGTCACATTAGACCCGTTTCTCTGCTGGCATGAGGAGTCTGACTCACGAAAATACAAAACGTTTAAATACAAGGAACACAATTTACGATAGAATTGGTTAAGTGCATTGTTTAGTTACGTTTATCAGAGAAACCGTTTAACGCAAAGTAAACAAAATTGAGAACAACTGAAAGTTTCTACTCTTAAACTTACCCATATAGTTCAAATAATTTCTAAagttacagtttttttcttatcaTAGTTATGCCCATATACTAATTGTGCGTGTATATGACTTTGGTTGCGTTGCTCTGTTTATAATCTGTTGTTTTCAatccagcaacaacaaaaaacacgtTCCTCTCTGTCTAGTTTAAAATGTCAATATTACGTAATAAGTATTAACTAATGCTGCCCTAGAAGCAAACGTGTGGGGTTTACAACGGGAAGACATTAGATCTAGATGAGAAATCGTTCGAAAAATTCCTTATGTTTCCTCATGTTGGGCGTTGTGTTACACTTGGTTATAAATCCTACCTGAACTACAGGAAGTTGAACGAGTGCTGCATAGttaatagttaatagttaatCGTTCCTCTGGTCGTGTCTGTGCGGTGTAGTTGTgttatttggattaatattatgttctttttcttgtttttcctcagatGGCTGCTTCCATTCATCGGCCACATGGGGATCTGCACTTCCACCGGAGTGATCCGGGACTTTGCTGGGCCTTACTTTGTTTCCGTGAGTAATGACTGTGCCGCTGTCGCATCTACATGAGACCGTGAGAGTATTTTGTGTACACCTTTGTGTTAATGAGCATGAGCTAAGTGCACTAGGGAATCTGCTTTAGCACAATATATCAGGTGGCGTGAGGATACACTGCACACTTTGAGTTTTAAGGAGGAAGCGTGAGTTTTGAGAGTTTAGTCAGTAAGACTGAAAGCTCAACAAACACCAAAGTGCTTCAGAGTAAAGAACAATTTTAAACTCTGGAGAGTTTTCATGctagcatttgttttgttgttacaTTACAATGATCACAAATGTAGGTTCTTCTTATATAATTGAACGAGacattgtttttgcatttaatgtgcCAATGCATGAGCCGACTGGATGACGTTGTCCTGAGTGGTGGCAAATAATTGAGTGATGTTCAAGTTTTCACTAGACAACCCTCTGTCTTATTTGCCACAGCCCCGTTCTAAATCCATCATGcagtttcacagttttaatttgGACCCATTAGGGcagtgcacacaaacaaacttaatGGTGAATTGCAACAAACAGGATGCGACGCACATTTcctaaatgctaaatgttaaaCCATGTAAACAATGCGTTCCAGGTTTCCAAAGAGCCCAGATGTGTTTAGGTGCACAGCTGAATATTCGtcacattcagtgtgtttacatgcagagcttaatcgagctgtgctcaaaatttgactttctcactacagtccttgtcccagtttacatgcagcacaagaaaatcgaataactgttctcctcttccacactaggtggcgatacgtgtcttttcagcaggtttataccacattaatacggcccaatttccggttgacctattacgtgatataataaactagagtgttcatgcagcagaccggcattacaaacaacaaccagacggatattagtacattttttaatctcgtacgtaatgttcacgctacttcAGGTgcagatccgcgctatccctcagacggctccatttctcttcttcttcttcttctgcgatcggctttcttggacgtttttgtctcGGGGTCACGCGCAAGtgcagcggtcgtggagcatttcgcacatgcattatccgattgaaaagtccgattcaatcacattatctgggtgtcttaatcggataattAGAACTTCGATTTTAATTGGATTAATGTGTTTACacgcacttaagttctcctgttatagtccgattaaggcaataatttgtttttttttttcacgtgcatgtaaacgcactgactgtgaGAAGCTTTTCTCATGAGAATCTTGAAAGGTTTAGGCTATCATTTTTACTGCACTGCCTTTGACCTAATTATTAAGTCTGcaccatgaaaaataaaaaaaacctgccaTGAGCCCagttaaaatgttgaaaatgttttgttcttgcAGGAAGACAACATGGCCTTTGGAAGACCAACAAAGTAAGTCATCAAAAATCTTTGATCGGTTTTAAGTGAGTGTATTTTGAGAGGAGAAAACCCGTCTCTTTCCATCTCTCAACAGTACAGTTTGGTTTTCTCTTTAAATGTAGGTACTGGATGCTTGATGTGAGCAAAGTCTACGCTAGTGGCTCAAACGCCTGGGACACTGCAGTACACGATGCTTCCGAGGAGTATAAGCACAGGATGGTAAATAAACAGTCACGTGGGCTTGGCTTCTATTCACTCGATCGAACAGCAAGCACCagtaattatttgttttaatcctGTTTTCTCCAAAGCACAACCTATGCTGCGACAACTGTCACTCACATGTTGCCATGGCTCTGAATCTGATGCGATATGAAAACAGCACCTCCTGGAACATGGTCAACCTCTGCCTCCTCGTTCTCATCCATGGAAAACATGTCAGGTGAGAAACAGTAAACATGACCAAGTGTTGAtgggcagaaagagaaagacttAGCTGAGTATATGTGGATCAAACATAATTTTCACACTtgacaaatgatgaaaaaaagctGAAGGTGTTCACGTTCTTGTAGGTGAACATTTCACTTTGGACAGTGCGGCAGGAAATGCTCTTGACCAGCAACGTGAGCCACCTGAACTTAGTCCAACTGAACAGGTGTCTCACTTGTCCAAGTCCTTGAAACAAGCAGGCAGAGAAGGTGGCTGCTGTGTTAGTCTGGCAGAGCTTCACCAATTGCCTGCTCATGTCCGTGTGCTGTACGCTCTCAGCCCCATTAGATCAGCCCCAACAGTGCACGCTGATTTTAAACCCACTTCcttacagtacagtacacacaATGCATTTCTACTATGTAAAAGCACATACAGACTAATAGTATAGTACAGTAACACTAATAAACACAACATTCTTAAGTTTCTTATCAGGAGCCTTGCAATGTGCTGCTGAGTCACTATACAAAGTAGGGCTCAAGCTTGTGAATAAGTTTCTCTCAGGATCCCAGGGGCTTGGGCACGATTTCACAAGTATTACTTGATCCTGTTGTTTCTCAGGACACAAGCCAGTCCTGATTCTAGGAAAGTGTATTTAGGACATTTCTCCAAATAGCCTTTGAGTGCCAATATCACAAGAAAACACTAGACATCCCAGCGAGTCCTTGTAGCAAACACTATTAGAGAGTAAgaagaagacacaaaacagtCCGTTACCTTCGTACCACCATCAGGATGCTTCTTTCTGCACAGTGATAATACAGTCACATACAGTTGTCTGTTGTAAAATCGTCTATTCTCAACATCTTGTCTTTTAGCAGCACACACCAGCTGCATCTCTTTGCCTCTCAGCAGGACTAAACATGAAAAAATTACGTACATGCACATAGCTACACAGATACCATCGTTACAGCAAATGCAGGGTCAGAGGTGTTGTGCCTGGTTTTCAGCAGGATGTTATAGGGGCAGTTGGGGAGGTggtctgttcagaccttgcattaagaatTAAGATCTGGGTGATCTGGTCGCGTGAAAGTCGGGTGTGAACAGCCCCAGGACGCATTGAGATCACGTTTGAGacatctgatctctgaccacattctGAAGTGGTCTGGGTCACATGTGTTcacatgtgtctgcattcctttggtagtgtgaaatGTTCTACTGCAccccagatgatgtcagggTGTACTTGCATAAAGAGCTCCAAACGGAACGCATTTGGACAACACATGTTAATGCCAAGTCTGAACAGGCCCACAGTCACTGCACTTAACCGTTTCTATCGACAGCGCGTTTCATCTGGTCGCCACATCCTTGTTTgctcacctctcctcctccttgtgtcCGATCCAGCTGTGCAGGCTTTCTGAAGACCTGGCTGCCATTCCTGATGCTGATGGGTGCCATCCTTACGGTGGCCCTGGCCTTCAACCTGCGGTGACCCGGGATCCACAGcggaaaccccccccccccctgctgGTCAGATGTGGCGCTGATCTTTAGAACAACAAGAAGAGGGGGCATCACACGGTGTCAAGGGAAAGTAACGAAGGAGATAAAGACTTCTCACCTCCGAGAGAAGCTTGTTGGACGGGAAATGGCGAGCACACGCTTAGACAGCCTATCGCCGGCTTTACTGCAGTGCTGAAGTTGGAATATACTCTAATGGAAATGCATTTATATTCATCTACTTTGAGAGAAGGAACTGAACCCCACCCACCACTTCCAGGACCACACAAACATTCAGCGGATTACTGAACATCTGACAGCAAGTTTAATCCATCACCAAAGTCTAAAAGTTGTGTAGATAAGTTAACGGTTAAGGAGAGGTTCCTGCATTGTTGAATTCTCCGAGAGGAAACACATCCATGCCTTGCTTTCAGATTTTGATGATTGTATTTTGTAACGGACTGCGAGCGTAATCCCATGATTCAGTGCTTCCAGGGCGCCATTTTTATACTGGGAAGCACAAACATGTTAAGTCAATTAGCGGCCTTTCTAGAGAATTTACTGCATTTCATGCTTGATCTAATGTAGCTCTTCCACATTACTACAACTAATAACCTAAATACACAAGAGCAGGTtgtatttttaagcattttcttACTTGTATTCAATGTACTCTTTAGAATACCAAACAGTCTTCATCTTcttaaagaaatattttctcagAGCTATTTCATACATGCATTACAACCATCACCTCACGGTACTATAACTGCAGGTCATCTGTGCAGCAACTGTAGCAACCTCAGTGTATGTGACTGTGGTAAATATCTAGAGAAACCAAGGGAATAGTCGAGATGCTCCCGGTTTTCCGCACATGTGCCAAATGTCGGGGGATGTGTGACCAACCCAAACTGAGTCCTGTAGTGGCACGGCTCATCTGTGACTCTGTAGCTGATGAGTGAAGCGCCTGTTGGTGTGAGAGTTTTTGAAACCTGCTGTGATAGTTTTGTTTTCCCCTTCCTGCTTTTGACTTTTATGTGGAGAGTCTGTTCCCGAAGATTACCTCTCTCACACATCTCTTCCATTTCCAGTTCGACAGTCGTCTTTCGCTCCTTTTAACAACCTGAAATCCGCGCGATGGTTGGCACTCAAAACCCGTTGCCATGGCTGTCGTGAGCAGATTCAAATCCCCTCATTGTTTGCAATCAAacaggagtagaaaaaaaagagctgagcCCTCTCTTTTGTCCGCGGTGCTGCCAGAAGCAGCAGGTAGCCAGGATCCTCAGGTTTTTTCACGCTCGCCGGCTGATCATCCCCCCCCCCAGCGGCTGACCAGCTTCACTCCTGCAGTTTTCCACCTCTCCATATCAGAATCTAAGGTCATAGTGAAACGTCAGCTTTAATACAAAGCGACCATCATCCTGCGTAATCCAAAGTAGATGTCATTTACATGTGGACTTCTAAACGAAGTCCGTTTCATGCAGTGAGGGTTTGACTCTAGGGCTAACTCAGTGCCACTTTTCTACACTCGGTTTTCCTCGTTGGGCTCCGGATGGAAGCAGCTTTTCTGTGGCCTCTTCTTGTGCGTAACCCGCCCATGTTGCCTGTAAATATTTGAACACATATTATACTCTACATCAGGTGCTCTCTATATACTTTGCAAACTTGATCACTCACCCTACAGATTCCTCCTCTGAATAATTTACACTGTAATTATTGTTGTCTTTACTCCACTTTCTCATGTCTGCTTGGCGGTGAAGCAGAtcagtgcctgtgtgtgtgtgcttgtgtgcgtgcgtgcgtgtgtgtgtgtggcaatgTGAGAGAGCATGCACTTGCTTGCCAGCATGTGTGTAATGCATGCACACAAGGATATGAGTGAAACTGTCTGATAGAGGTCAGAGTCGACTCTTGATTAATCATCGGCTGCATTGTTTCAAAGCAGCAAACTGCCTTGTGGGTGatttctatatttctattaCTCCATATCCTTCTCTTAATCTCTATCAAGTGTCGTGTGATTTTAGTGAGATTAAATAATGTATTAGAGTGTAACAAGTTCACTTAAGCTGATGTTGATTTGATGTTCTGTGTGTACTATAGCTACAGACTCAGTAGATTAGAGCTGCAGTCTTTTtctcaaaacattaaaataaggAAAGAAATTATTCTGCCTTCAACCGTTAAAGACTTTATAACTATGAAAACACTTCTCTTTTTAAAGCACTTACAGCCAGAGATAGTGAAAACACAACTTCTTTTTGCCGTAAACTCAAATATTTAGCCAGTCAATTATTGAATTAGGATGTACAGCAGGGAGGCTGGTGCCCTCGCATTCAGAGAGGTGTTACTAAAAGGGGCTTCTgtttaaaaagtctgaaaaaatcTGGAAAAGCGCTTGTTCCGCCTAAACTGCTGTGACATTTCACATCGGAGCCCAGACTCTGTGGAAAATACCagttttaaacaaacagaaaagtaaaaaaaaaaaaaaaaaactttggttcTCTGCAATTGAGCTAAATGGCAGAAAATGGCAGACAAACTGCGTCCCTGAATGTGTCGCTTGTCCTTTAATGAAGCAGCTCATTCATGACATTCGGAGCTATGAGCTAAGGAGCCAATGAATGACCCTTTGAGATCGGCCGATAAATTTCTATACACGTATGTATATTTGAGGAAAGGGAGATAGAAGGTAAATAATACACCGGTCCTTTGTGGGGGTGCGTGTGTGAGATCATGTGAATGGTTTAATGTTGCCTGCTGCGGTGCCTTGTTGTATCCAAGAGCCAGGTCCAGGAATGTGGAGACCTCTGGTCCCGGCGATTCAGTCCACTGACAAAAGACAGTTGGGTTGCTATTATTAGTGCCACTATCCATATATACTTATACCAGTCAGCAATTTCAAAACCCTCTTTTGTTGCTCTAATCCCCAAAATATCTTTTATGCTGCAGGTCACAAAGCCCACAGGGAATTTTAGGAATCCTGCAAGTGTCTGAGCGAACTGAATGTGTTCCTGACATACAGctataataatcataataaagaTCTCTTTTATTGTAGAAATTAGTGGGActatttgttcttgttcttggaATTCCATCATTGATGTCGTTGTGACGACTGTGTTTCATCAAGGTTGTCAGCGGGAGGGATGGTGGTAAGATTTCAAGGCCGTCTGAGGcctgaaagggaaaaaaaaaaaagtctgctcctcctcctggattTCCTATAAACAGACTCAGATGTGATTCCCGTAATGATGATCAGACGGTGTCACAATCAACATTAAGGAAAGGCTTTGATTCTCTGCTGTCAAGTGGCTAAAAGTCCCACTCAGAGGCTATTATCCTGCAAAGCATGGTGCACCGAGaccggggaggggaggggggcatcAAAGGCTCTAAAGTCTGGGCCCCAAacacccctcctccacctctcacaAACCACCTGGGGAGCCGGGAATGACAGAATCCACTTATTGCAAAGCACAGTATGACTTTTATGGCAGAAATAAAGATACCTTTCAGTATCTTGTTCTGTCCGGATTTCTGGATCCACATTCAGACTCAGGTGAGAGCAGCGCTgaccacagctgctgctgctgctgctgctgctggaacagTCCCCGCAATGAATTAAAGGAAAGAGAGGGCTGGGACTCCAaccactttctcctcctcgtccatcCTCGACGCCACAACTCTCTTCCCCAGCCTCCAGAGGAAGATCTCGCAGATCGGGACAGGAGAGAAGCCCCTCCCCACAGATCGCGGCACTGCTCGGTAGTTTTAACTTCATTGTTGGAGAAGAAGCGACGCCCCGCTTTTCCAACTACAAAGGATCAAACACCCCCCCTGTGATCAGCGCGACCCCCGGTTTTGTTCTCATGGAAATCAGACCCTGCCTCCCGGCCACACTTTCCGCAGAGATGCAAAGTTGAGGGCGCATTCCCAGCCAGGTCAGCGAACGAGGATGATGTCTCGGAGGAGCTGATCGTTTTATTCGtccctcttcttcatcttctgcaCGTGTCTTTCTAGTCGttactcctctttctctctctctctctggcgaCCTTGAACCGCACACTTTTAATGTGTGTCCAACATGCTGGATTTGATACAGTGGATTGTTTTCTGCGCGCTCCTCGGCTCCGTTTACGCGTCGTGCCCTCCGCGCTGCGAGTGCTCGGAGGCGGCTCACACCGTGAAGTGCGTCTCCAAAGAGCTGCGGAGCGTCCCGGCCGGGATCCCCGGATACACCCGGAATCTGTTCATAACTGGGAACCAGATCAGTCGCATCGGTCCGGAGTCTTTCAAAGGACTGGATAATGTGACCAATCTGTCACTGAGTAATAACAGGTAAGACGCGTTATGAGGAATCATCGCTCTATGTTGTGTCTGTTTATCTCTGTTGCagtttttgaagaaaataaatcgGTTGTATGACAGTTGCAGGAATTATGGTGTCTTAGCTGTATTAAATTGACATTTTTTCCAAAGTAAATGTCTGGAAGCATCCATCATTTGTCCACTCTATTTTGCTCTTGCATGTGATCGTATGTGATGTGTCTCATGGATCTCTTCGAATCCAGAATATCCGAGGTGGAATCACACACCTTTGCCGGTCTCCGCAACCTTCGCTCTCTGGATCTGAGCAACAACCAGCTGGCCGTGATTCACCCCGAGGCCTTCACCGTCCTGAACCAGTCTCTGCGGGAGCTCAACCTGAGCCGAGCCCTCTACAACCACTCATCGGTGATGGACCTGGCCACGTCTCTGCGCTGGAGCTCCCTGGGGAACCTGCAGGGACTGGACCTGTCCGACAACAGCCTCATCTATTTGCCCTCGCACGTCTTCTCCCATCTGACCAGCCTGCGGCGACTCCAGCTCTCCAACAACTCCCTGGTGGCCATCCACAACTCCACCTTCTCGGGTCTGGAcatcctggaggagctggacctCACACTGAACGCCCTCAAGGCATTGCCCGAGGAGGGTCTGCGGGAGCTGGACTCCGTGCCCAGAGCCGCTCTGCTGCTGGGGGAGAACCCATTCACGTGCACGTGTGGAATTGAACCCTTCGCTCTGTGGCTCAACAGATCACAGGGTCGCATCAGAGATGCCGAGGGCCTTGTGTGCGCCTTCCCGGCCGGCATGAGGAACACATCCATGCTCGCTGTCGGCACGTTGACTCTGGGATGCCACCAGAGGGACGCAGGGGCAGACCTCGCTCTGCAGACCTCCTACGTCTTCTTGGGCATTGTCCTCGGTTTTATAGGCCTCATCTTCCTTTTTGTACTTTACCTCAACCGCAAGGGCATCAAGAAGCGCATCTACGACATGCGGGATGCCTGCAGGGAGGTGTGGGAGGGCTACCATTACCGCTTTGAGATCGACTCCGACCCTAGGTTATCACAGGTCTCTGCGAGCGCCGACTTGTGAGAGGACAATCTGCCGTATTTTCTTATgtaacagacttttttttttccgatgCATTTATTAgtagagaaaatgtaaaatatgtacagaTTCGACTGTGAATATATACCACACTGTTAATATTTCAGCCTCGTTGTTTGAAGCATGCACTGCCCACCTTTCCTCATCATCACCACTATTATGCTCTTTTGATGCAGACTGCTATCATGGTTTTCTTTGCTAAACGGACACGAATGTTCTTGCTCTTCATGTGCACACAAAAGCCACAGTAAGTGCCTAAAGTCGGCTAGGTATTATttcccaagaaaaaaaaaaagactgatctGAGCTCGCTTTTCTGCGCGGCACGCTCACTCGGCATTCCGTGTCGGATTTTATTTAGCTCCAAAAGAGGTGACAAAACGCTGCAATAAAGCCCTGACACTATGAAAAACACACCTCTGGGAATTTAAAGCACAATCGCTCCTTCATCTTTGAACCATTTCAAGCCCTTTGGTCCCTCCGGGCCCCGGCCCCAGGGTGCCTGAGAAGAATTAAGCCACCAAAAGCTTCTCCAAAGCTCTCCTTAAAATCACCACTCTGCTCCTCTTTGGCTGTTGGAttagaagaggagggaggggggggacaaTTCAGCACAGGCCAGCGGAAATCTCCTAGCCccctcattttttccccctctccgttttttttttttttttcatgaaacgTTGCTTTGTTTCAACTTCTTGAGTTTTATTGTCAAAATGATGAGAACCAGTCCCGGGCTTGAGGCCGCTGAAAGcaatctccctccctccttaaAGACAACAGCCGCTCTGCAGGCTCTTTGAAGGAAAAGTCTGGCTCTCCACGTTTTTctgtttaggttttttttttcttttccaatgATAAGACACAGATGATTCTGAAACACCAGCGACATTGTTTCATTCAGCGGTTTGCTCAGACCACATGAGGGAGTCAAGCCTTCAGtgaagggagaagaagaaagtttttaacattttacgCTCCTACAACTGGGGTCTGTGCTGAGACGAGTCAGGGAGTCAAGTTGTTTCTTGTGCATGTTTAAACTGAATCAAATTCTAACCGGACAGTGAATGAATCCCAGACTAAGTCCTCTTCTCTCAAGTGTTgcatcatctttgtttttcagtgacaaaaaaaaaaaaacattctctgtGGCCTTTTGACACTACAAGTGAGACGAACACAGACTGACAATGGCAAGCCGCCGCTCCTCCATGTGTTTATTGCTCAAATTGCTAGCTATCTAGGTatttggagagggaaaaaaaggggaggaggaggaagaggaggaggtctggagcGAAGTGAAACAGCCTCCCATTGTTTGAAGCCAAAGTAGCATCTTCATCCCATCAAGATGTTCTCCAAACTCCTCTGATAGTGATCAAGAAATGTTTATAACACGGAGCCATTTTACTGCATGTGGAATGACAAAATAAAGCATTAGAAAGCGGTGATGTCTGTACACTCATTTAGACCAAATGTAATCTCATGATGTGTtatgaaaacagcagaaatgaaTGCGGTCATAATGTTTGGACAAAACTCTAGGTATCATTTCTCAGCACCACATTAAGCCAGACATTTACTCGCCGAGGAGAAAACAATTGAGGCCCCGGCACGCTGACACAAAGGGCCAGCTCGGATGGCGAGACGCCTGAGATGAGCTTTGTTTTCCAGCGCCAAAAGATGCCTTGTGACACTCATTCTCTTTCCGCACTCACAGACGGCCATTATGCCTGCGTGTAATAGGATTCACTCATGATGACAAATCTGAGCGCTCGGGTCCAGCTATTGTTCAAGTGTCATCGTTCTTAATAACTGCCCGGGAGCGGAAGATCCCAGGAGGAGTTTTCATTTGCAATTACACAACGTGTCACACCCGGGGCATCAACGGGGCCGCCGGTTATTGGCGTCGGTTTgcggagcagaaagaagaaaaatgattcTCTGCATGTCATTACTTCCGTTCCTGCCCATTAAAGTGGGGATTAGAGACCattcctgtttttgtctttttatgagTCTGGCTGCTTGAAAAGATATATGGTCTGTTTGCTATGGCATGTGCGAGATTGTCTCAGCAGGAACGCAATGAAAAGAGGAACTTACACATACATCCAGACGTTCCCCATTAATCCCAGGGCAAAAGAGAGGCTTGTTAAAAActaaagaagaaaaccctctcctCTTACTATGTTCCCCGAGACTGTATGTTGCCCGTATCTGATTAAAAGATCACGTCTTTATTTCAGCTTTGCTTGCATGGCTTCCCGCAAGACATTTCTTTACACCGCTGAGGCTTTCATTCGAGGAAGCAGCTCCACAAACTTTGGACAGTTTCATGTTGCTG
It includes:
- the tmem222b gene encoding transmembrane protein 222, which gives rise to MADVDEKDSMKNYHLASEKINQEASRYPYCIVWTPIPVLSWLLPFIGHMGICTSTGVIRDFAGPYFVSEDNMAFGRPTKYWMLDVSKVYASGSNAWDTAVHDASEEYKHRMHNLCCDNCHSHVAMALNLMRYENSTSWNMVNLCLLVLIHGKHVSCAGFLKTWLPFLMLMGAILTVALAFNLR
- the tpbga gene encoding trophoblast glycoprotein a; amino-acid sequence: MLDLIQWIVFCALLGSVYASCPPRCECSEAAHTVKCVSKELRSVPAGIPGYTRNLFITGNQISRIGPESFKGLDNVTNLSLSNNRISEVESHTFAGLRNLRSLDLSNNQLAVIHPEAFTVLNQSLRELNLSRALYNHSSVMDLATSLRWSSLGNLQGLDLSDNSLIYLPSHVFSHLTSLRRLQLSNNSLVAIHNSTFSGLDILEELDLTLNALKALPEEGLRELDSVPRAALLLGENPFTCTCGIEPFALWLNRSQGRIRDAEGLVCAFPAGMRNTSMLAVGTLTLGCHQRDAGADLALQTSYVFLGIVLGFIGLIFLFVLYLNRKGIKKRIYDMRDACREVWEGYHYRFEIDSDPRLSQVSASADL